The Watersipora subatra chromosome 7, tzWatSuba1.1, whole genome shotgun sequence genomic interval GCTGTCCAGCTTGTACAGTCATAAGCTGTTATTAACGCTGCGCTGACATACTATCTGGTGAAGCATTCAtagaaaatgttgcaaaatattAGACCAAGTTATAGCTAGTCTTGTTGGGCAGCTGCTTGAGCCCGCAAAATGTCACCAGGACTAGGGTAAGGTCTCTGTTGAAATAGCGGCCCACTAGCTGTAGTATCTACACCAGTTTTAGTGTCAGCCTTGAGGCCTGTACTCCAGCTACCTCTCTCAACCTGTGCATAATAGTAACAACCATCCGAACACAGCAATAATAGTGGGTGGTACTGAAGCTACAATGTCAGGGATATAATTTCATTGGAGACAAGTCTTTTTGTAGGCATTAGTTTCCACCAGAGAAACAAGTACAGTATCAAAGTAATTTGAATTGTATGTGACACTTCAGCCATTATAAATTGTATGGAACGGGACTTATTGTTGCAGACAGTCTTACGCAAGACCTTTTGGCGCAGGTACAAGTACTGAACTTATCCATCTATAGTTGCTACTTATGGCTCAACAAATCTTAAGTAAAAGTGAAGAGATAAATTGGTACATAACAGATGTACGTACACGTAGTTCATGAGATCCTATCAAATTTTGGCAATGCGaacatgaaaaatttttttttgcccTTCAAAAGCAAACATCACGTGGGAAGTTTCATgaatcaaatgtttttttttcgcATTTGCGTGCTATTATCATTATGTTAATTATTTACTgcatataaacaaaaataatttatttggtGTAAAAGCAGCAGCGCTAAAAGGTCTGGTGCCAGAAAGGCCTAGAGCATAAATTGTCATATAAAGAGCTTATCACATGACCAGCACTGGCCAACTAGTTGAGCAACAAATAAAAGGACGTGTAGTTGACCTGTAAACCAAAACCTACCTCTGAGTATGAAGCGGGGTCCATAGGGTCCAGTTCTTCTCGAGTCTCTCGTCTAGTGGTTCTCCTTTTTGGCTCCTTAATAGAAACACTTACAGGTTTGCGCCTTTCCATGCTCGCCAGTCCCCCCTCACCGCTGCCCACGTTGGTCACGCCAGCCAGTCGAGACTTCAACTTCTCTACTGATACAGTAATCTTGGCCCTAGGGTGCTGAGGTGGCAGCCATGATACCTGCAGAAAGTAATCAATTataatgaaacattttaaacGCTAGACGACGCTGTTAACtgaaattcatatttagttttcGAGCAAAGAAAGTTTCAAAACTACATAACACTTCCAAACAAATCAATGATGACAGTCATACGTACCACTGACAGACACAGtaagtaaaaaataaagaataGAAAATGACACACCTAATTACAAACAGGTTAACTATAGAAGTGGTTCTTGACCTGGCTTCCATAGAACCCAAGTGATTCTTGACCTGGCTTCTATAGAACCCAAGTGGTTCTTGACCTGGCTTCTATAGAACTCAAGTAGTTCTTGACCTGGCTTCTATAGAACTCAAGTGATTCTTGACCTGGCTTCTATAGAACCCAAGTGGTTTTTGACCTGGCTTCTATAGAACTCAAGTAGTTCTTGACCTGGCTTCTATATAACCCAAGTGGTTTGTGATCTGCCTTCTATAGAACTCAAGTAGTTCTTGACCTGGCTTCTATAGAACCCAAGTGATTCTTGACCTGGCTTCTATAGAACTCAAGTAGTTCTTGACCTGGCTTCTATATAACCCAAGTGGTTTGTGATCTGCCTTCTATAGAACCCAAGTGGTTTGTGATCTGGCTTCTATAGTATCCAAGTGGTTTTTGACCTGGTTTCTATAGAACCCAAGTGGTTCTTGACCTGTCTTCTATAGAACTCAAGCAGTTCTTGAACTGGCTTCTATAGAACCCAAGTGGTTCTCGACCTGGCTTCTATAGAACTCAAGTAGTTCTTGACCTGACTTCTATAGAACCCAAGTGGTTCTCTACCTGGCTTTTATAGAACCCAAGTGGTTTGTGATCTGCCTTCTATAGAACCCAAGTGGTTCTTGACCTGGCTTCTATAAAACCTAAGTGGTTCAGTGAGTCAGTCTCAGGGGTCCTGTGAATTTCTTTCAAAAGCAACAGCAGAAATCACACTGATTTGCAAGATCATGTCTTTATAAAAACATACAATAAGACTCCTGCCATACGGCATTAATTTGTTTCAatgttggcattgtaaggcgaaaatgtcatgTAGAGGGGTGTAGAAACCCATAgtgattatctaatgcaaacatctccTTGGTAAAAGcaccacaattttatatatgtactatacatATCAAAAAccagtaacaaaatagtatattagcCTTAGGAACTATAATTACCTATAGCAACATTAGTGTATTTGGTGGTTTTGATCTGCTTATGGTTATggttttgatttttaatttttttaaatgtcatAATCAATCTTAGGACCCATGGCTAATAAACTATAGTTATATAAGTATGcagttatatagttatatacgcATAAGAAATTAAAGTTTATAGGACATATATTAAACGCTAAAATGCgaaataaattttcattttcacttACTTTTCACTAGTTTTTATTTCACTCACACATTATCAAACATTTATGAAACACAAAGAATGCTGaaccgagagagagagagaacatCATATATTTTTCAGACGATGTGGAAAGGATTTCCGCATATCAGCATATTCGTTATTACGACGTATTCAGAACACCGACCACCAAATTTGAAGTTCgagaaacatttttgttgatgtcgtatggcgAGAAATATGCTGTAGCGAGAAGAGGAAAAATATTGTGTTCTGGAACGTAAGatgaaaaaaactgtaaaacaggaATGTCGTAAAccggggtgcactgtatatgcaacttgtatatgtatatgtattggTTTTGTTTTTTGGTCCACTTTTTATTCCCATCCATGATGTGGATTTGTCTGCACATTGAGTTACCGTGCCAAAAGTACTACCATAGACATTTGCATGTTGGGGATTAAAACGGGCtctttgttaaaaaaagatAAGGATTTTTATGCCAGAGAACTGCTCAAATCCAAATAGGAATGCCTGAAGTGtagaaaatgtttcaaaaggATCGCTTGCCCGTCATTTTTTGCGCATCATCGGGAAGTACCCTCTCCATCTATCGCATACATGAAACATTCAgtaaaaatttgcgagtaacaaaGCCTGCTTGACTCACAGATTATGTTGTTTCTATCTTGTAGATTATGTAAACTTGCCGATTAACTGCATCGTAAAAACACAGTGAATATTAATGCAGTTTATTTTGAGCACCAGTAAAAGATATACCTTTATCTTGAATGTGAAAAGAAACTTTTTTTTGATAAGAAGCGTTCGGTGAAAGCGCCAATGAAACTGGTGGATCTCAGTATGGCCAAGATAAAGAACCATTGCTATAAAGAAAGGTACACGCCACTAATACAGCACTCAACCTAAACTGCCACTAATCTGTCAATAGTAAAGTTAGTCAGCCAGACATCTGACAATTATTGACAGACCATTCAAGATGCCAATGACATGTCTTCCAAATCAGTGGTTATTAATCTTGTTGGACGCACTGAACCAACCTAGTTTTATATAGGCCTACACCTTTACCAAACCCttctttattaaaaattaaaatatgatttttttacATTCAAGACATAGGTATATGTTTTACTGGTGCACAGAATGAACCTTGCATGAACACCACTGTGTTCAAAGAGCAAAACCAATATATGCATAAACTCATAACAATTTACCTATCTTTTTATAAAGACATGACCATGCGAATCAGTGGGACTACAGCTCTTGCCTGTGAGAGAACGAACACCTGAGACTGACTTAGCAAACCCCAAGGGTTCGATGAAACCCAGGTTAAGAATCACTGATCTACACAGAACTAAAAGGAAATGATGATAGGCAATCAAGTCAAATATTCGATAAGcaaacaagccatttatagcGCTTTTCCTAAAATCGGCTTATATGCGAGGATATACAGTAATTAAGCCACGAGGTCTGACCTTGTCAGTCTCAGGATTCCAGTAATAGCATCTACCAGATTGAGGATCTCCAACTTCAGTCCAACCTGTAGGAAGTGGATACTTTTTCAACATCCTGATGCGTTTTCTCTCATCACCATGTTTGTGCTCAAATGTCTTTATACCGAAATACTCCATGCAGTATTTCTCACATTCATGATACGGGTTTGTTGTATTGGGACAGTCAGCCATCTCATAAACAACCTACAAGTCATATAGTGAGTATTTCAATGAATACTGTTAGAACAGATTGTGATTTAGAGTTGTCTTACATTGTCAAAGATTTTTACTATTTAAACTATGAATttaactatttaaaaaagtgtaagTTGTTATTCCGCCTAAAGAAATCCCGGACTGCTGAAAGGGTAAACAAACTTTTTCCAAAATTttatgacatattttaatattagcGACTGAAACATGTCCCAACTATCCAGACACAATTCATATTATTAAACAGGATACACAAATGGAAAGAAATAAACATGTATTGTATTCTGGCGAAGTTAGTCATAATTAAACTGGTCGATTTTGGCCAGTCAAATCACAGAGCCTCTGACAAATTCTCATCAATAACCTTTTCCGCTTGTCCTTATAGAGTACTCCACCGACACATACACAGCGTACACATAGGTCTTATCAACGCCATATGCAATCGCTAAAAGCTCTGTACGCTAACATCTTTACTGTAGTACCAAATTCACATATCGAGTTAAATCTGTCCTGAATGAACTCAAGTGCTTTAATAaactagcaataaaaaatatttttattggaaAATATTCTAAATGCCTTGTAAATACTTTTTATCTTTGATGCTTTTTTGTGCGAATGAATGTAAATGAATTATTCTATGTATGGACATTATTTCATTACTGTGGCAGTATATTATTGCATATGATTGATAAGTTAAATAACCACATTTACTTTGCCTGAAAATAACTTATTCTCACACAACATCTCTAAATGATTCGCTttcataatttttcattgttcaCAGCTGCTCATTTCACTACACCTTCTAACATTTCCAAATGGTGTGATTAGAATAAAAATGAAGCTGTGCTAAGGCTAAAATTCCTGCCATGACAATGATCTCAGACTATGCTATTCATAATGTCTTCTGGAATACATGAAGTTTTTATGAATACTTGATAGCTTTTACCAACTGTTACAGGAGGCACACTTTTTGAGAATTGTCTGATCCACAGTTACGGAGTACTTATAGAAAAAAGCTAGCTTTAACACAAAGGATAGCCTTAGCATTTCTATTGAGAATATACTAACGTTAAGCtgacaaaaattttcaaacGCTAACTTGAAACTAATGCTGCTGCCAAGGAAATCCCATCTCGCGATTATTTAGAATTGCCAACAATGCTGCAGAATTCATTGgatactacagtcatacctctacatacgagtgcCGCAACATACGGAAAACTCAGGATCGAACtgactttctagcaagtttcttccGTGATATCCATGTAATCTTTGAGGTATGAGCAAGCCGGTTCTCGATGGCCATTACACTATATGGCTAAGTATACAAGAGGTtgctttcgagaacagcattgcTCGGTCTCTTCAAATCAGTTtgagaaatgttttttaaaggCTGGCTAAAAGCTTTAGTGAATGCGAGGCGAAAATCGCTCAACCAAAACCAGATACTAAAAAAACGCTgataaaattaaagtaagtttcgTACAAGATTAAAACTTTGTTTGtaatgtgtgtttagtaaacttaaTTTATTGAAGTTAAAATCAAATTCAAAGTTTCCATTACAAAGGGTCACAGAAGTTCAGTATACCGAACGCGTTgctctcaaatctctcttcgaTCTCTGATATCCACagcgtctgtctcgaaggtaaaactCTATACACTAGTGTACaaagtgatgttacattttattgcagattataacaaGTAAATAGGCAatgtaggtactgaattacaacaattaaaacacGTTTTTCTAAAGTATTATGTAATATCCTGTTTGGGTGGTTTTTCACAGTACAGTAAAGAATTAATCTGTATTTTTATAGTGATTTTATATAGGAATAGTGCCTTGAGATGAAAGTAAGTTGACTTACGAGCTAAACGCCAGAATGCATTAGGCTAgtgtgtcgaggtatgactgtaattaGTTAGTCATATTTCTATTTTCAGGTATATTAAGACACTACAATACAGAGTGAGTTTAATCATTATATTGTACTCATAAATGCTGACTAGAGCTCATCCAACAAACTAAAATGCATTCATGTTCTGACATAATATTTGTTAGTAACAAAGAAGGTATCTTTACTCacagtaaactatatataaatcagtcaaacctctacagttatCCTGCTCACAGTAAACTATATACAAatcagtcaaacctctacagttatCCTGCTCACAGTAAACTATATACAAatcagtcaaacctcaacaaaTATCCTGCTCCCAGTAAACTATATCTAAatcagtcaaacctctacaggtATCCTGCTCacagtaaatgtatataaaCCAGTCAAACCTCAACGGGTATCCTACACAcggtaaactatatataaaccaGTCAAACCTCAACGGGTATCCTACTCacagtaaactatatataaaccagtcaaacctcaacaagAATACTGTGAGAGACAGTATTTGTCATGATAGCCAAACAACTTTCATATATCAACATCTATTAACCTATATAGTTATAAACATATAGTGTATGTGACTCGCATCCACTAATTTCTCACCATTCTGAGCTGCGAGCTTATTGTTCAAATACTCCCTGAATATTAGATTTTCAAAGACAACATTTAAAATCTAAATGGAGTTCATCACCATTTTTCCGGCTTTTCCTCCAAACAAAATCAATACTAACATGAGGTGAAACTAACAGCAGCAATGAAAAGGGCAATCTTTTTCACATTTGAAATTTACTCATCATGATGCTCTTCATTACCTCCAAAGAACAGAGAACGTTAAGGTACACAGGCTAATCGTTTAAAAAACACAGACTTACATTTTTGGAAATGAATTCATGTAGTACAGCATGTAAGATGAAAGTGGAGAGAAAGCGTATAAGAGAAAGCAAAGAATTTGGCTTACCTTGACAGAAAAATCTTCTTTGGGTATTTCAGGCTGCGTCTCCATTTGTTCTGGCTGGTCCTTTTCATCATAACTTTCTGCAAAGACTTCTTCAACCTGGGCATAGAGTTACTAAATGTTAGCAAAGACTTCTTCAACCTGAGTATAGAGTAACTAAATGCTAGCAAAGACTTCTTCAACCTGagcatagagttaataaatgtTAGCAAAGACTTCTTCAAACTGGGCATAGAGTTACTAAATGTTAGCAAAGACTTCTTCAACCTGAGTATAGAGTAACTAAATGCTAGCAAAGACTTCTTCAACCTGagcatagagttaataaatgtTAGCAAAGACTTCTTCAACCTGAGCATAGAGTTACTCAATGCTAGCAAAGACTTCTTCAACCTGAGTATAGAGTTAATAAATGCTAGCAAAGACTTCTTCAACCTGAGTATAGAGTAACTAAATGCTAGCAAAGACTTCTTCAACCTGagcatagagttaataaatgtTAGCAAAGACTTCTTCAACCTGAGCATAGAGTTACTCAATGCTAGCAAAGACTTCTTCAACCTGAGTATAGAGTTACTAAATGCTAGCAGACTTCTTCAACCTGAGTATAGAGTAACTAAATGCTAGCAAAGACTTCTTCAACCTGagcatagagttaataaatgtTAGCAAAGACTTCTTCAACCTGAGCATAGAGTTACTCAATGCTAGCAAAGACTTCTTCAACCTGAGTATAGAGTTACTAAATTCTAGCAAAGACTTTTCAATCTGAGCATAGAGTTACTAAATGCTAGCTACAAGGTACCCTTATGGTCGTCTCAATACGTGATGAAACAAGAATGAACATTCggacaaattgaaaaaattgcaGGCACTCATTTGGATAATCACAGCTGAACTGGTAACCGCTTTCAAAAGTAGGAATATAAATTCctgttatttttattactctCATCTAAAATAGAATATGTGACTTAAACTAGTCTAGACAAAAACGTCTACATGAAAGCTGCTATCAATATGCAAAATTGAgatgataaatttttttttaaagaattttataatttgaatGTACAGAAAGATGAAGTTTGATCACAGTTCTGCTGCGGATGGTGCCTTGAAGGTTTTCAGTGATCTAGAGGAGCTAAGATATAACTAACCGCACCTGATCACCGCCATCTTGATGTACAATTCCTCTATTCTTCAGCTTCGCAAGTAGTGCTGCCGGAAGTGGCATCTTCAACTAAATATTCTTGACTTCAGCTTCTAGAACTAAGTAACAACCTTGTAGATAAAATGTGAAACAGATTATTGCCATAAAATCAAAGATTAATAAAGTAAGGAGCTGTAATATATGCCCCCTTACCGCTAACTAGCAATAGTATCAATTGAGCTCTCATGTCACCCATAGTAGAACTCATGGTAATGATGAGTAAAATATTAGATGCCTTTGTATTAGCTTCAGGGCTGCTgtcaataaaaatgtttcaccAAAACAGTCTTTTGAATAGTTCcacattttaattgttttgaacTGTGAAATCTTAGAGAGTAGAGAGAAAATGGCTGTTTTTTGAACAATTGCTGATAAATTTACTGCTATTCAActgtattttaaaattaatatgaGTTCAAGCCATAGAAGCTGAACCAGATCAAGGTAACATTTCTGGTTTACTCCATACCAGCTATTCGGTTAAACATCACGCAGTATGTCAAGACTGAACGCTCCTGAGCATACttgtaaatatgtttaaaaagtcCATGTCATTATCACAAAGTATTTGATGAAGGATCCAGTCATTTTAGTTGATCTAAGATTATATCACAGATATAATTAATCGCTCCTACAAGTATACAACATTAATTTAATGAGTtatgtaataaaacaaaataattactaCATTACTTAATGAAAACTCTTTTTGACAACTTTGAACAGATATTACTTATATTAAAGTAACATTTGGAAGGCTCGTGAAATTACTAGTGAGCCTTGTTAAACGTGTTGCAAGAAACAA includes:
- the LOC137399507 gene encoding polyglutamine-binding protein 1-like, whose product is MPLPAALLAKLKNRGIVHQDGGDQVEEVFAESYDEKDQPEQMETQPEIPKEDFSVKVVYEMADCPNTTNPYHECEKYCMEYFGIKTFEHKHGDERKRIRMLKKYPLPTGWTEVGDPQSGRCYYWNPETDKVSWLPPQHPRAKITVSVEKLKSRLAGVTNVGSGEGGLASMERRKPVSVSIKEPKRRTTRRETREELDPMDPASYSEVERGSWSTGLKADTKTGVDTTASGPLFQQRPYPSPGDILRAQAAAQQD